The segment TATAAGGTAAAAGTTTAAAAAGCCCTAAATACTCAAAACAATCTTTTTGTGAAAAAAGCAAAACAAGATACTCTTCTAATCTTTTCTCTTCTACATCACAAAGATATATTTTTCCGCTTGAAAGCTCTTGACTTAAATCCATCTTGCTTAAAACATTAGCAAAAAATTCTGCTTTATCAAAAATAAAAATGTGTTTATTAATAAGTTTTTTTAAAAAAAGCCCATCTCCTATACCGCAAAAAAATATATTAGGTTTTATTAAATCATCTTTTGAGGGCACAAAGGGTGTTTGACTTGGAAAGATGTCGATAAATTCTTCTTTTAAAGATAGAATTTTTTTTTGTAATGGTTTATTGGTAAATTCTAAAGCTTGTAAGTTTTTTTGCAAAAACATTTTATATCCTATGAAATTAAATTATAGAAAATTATATCATTAATTGCATTTTATTTAAAAATCCATCTAAGCAAAAAATTTAACTTTTTTTTATACACTTTTACTAATTTTAATCCTTATAAGGAAAATAATGAAAAATTTAATCATAGTAGAATCACCTGCTAAAGCTAAAACCATAGGTAATTTTCTAGGTAAAGACTATGAGATAATAGCTTCTAAAGGTCACATTAGAGATTTACCTAAAACTAGCTTTGGTATAAAAATAGAAGATGAAAATTTTAAACCAGAATATAGAATTTCAAATGATCATTCAAGTTTAGTAAAAGAACTCAAAGAAAAGGCTAAAAAAGCTAAAACCATCTACCTTGCAACCGATGAGGATCGTGAGGGTGAAGCCATAGCTTATCATATAGCTAAGGCTATTAATAAAGATGAAAATTCCCTGCCACGCATAGTTTTTCATGAGATTACTAAAAGCGCTATAGAAAATGCTTTAAAAAACCCAAGATCTTTAAATGTAAATAGCGTCAATGCTCAACAAACTAGACGCTTACTTGATCGCATAGTAGGCTATAAATTAAGTCCTTTACTAAATCAAAAAATCCAAAAAGGCTTAAGTGCAGGGCGTGTGCAAAGTGCGGCTTTAAAAATCATCGTCGATAGAGAAAGAGAAATAAAAGCTTTTATTCCTTTAAAATACTTTAGTATAGATATGATTTTTGAAAAAGATTTGCAAGCTGAATTAGTCGAATTTCAAAATCAAAAGATAGAAAAACTAAGTCTAACTAACGAAGATAGAGCCAAACTCATCTTTGAAGCTTGTAAAAATGCTAGTTTTAAAATAAAAGATATAGAAAGTAAAGATAGAAAAATAGCTCCACAAGCACCTTTTATGACCTCAACCCTGCAACAAAGCGCGAGCAATCGCCTAGGTTTTAACCCTAAAAAAACCATGATGATTGCTCAAAAACTTTACGAGGGTGTAAAAACCCATCAAGGTATTATGGGTGTGATTACTTATATGAGAACTGACAGCTTAAACATCGCAAAAGAAGCTTTAGAAGAAGTAAGAAAACTCATCAAAAATGATTTTGGCAAAGAATACTTACCAAGTAAAGCAAATATTTATACCACTAAAAGCAAAGGCGCTCAAGAAGCACACGAAGCTATAAGACCGGCTAATCTTAGCTTTACGCCAAAACTTGCAAGTGAATTTTTAGAAAAAGATGAAGCAAGATTATATACTTTAATATATAATCGCTTTTTAGCTTCACAAATGAATCCTGCTATATCTCAAACTCAAAATGTCTATGCAAAATCAAATGAAGCAAGTTTTAAAATAAGCGGTAGAAAAATTTTATTTGATGGGCATTATAAAGTATATGGAGATATGGATAAAGATAAAATTTTACCTAATTTAAAACTAGAAGATATACTAAATATACAAAATATAGAATTAAACTCGCATTTTACCGAGCCACCTTCAAGATATTCTGAAGCTGGGCTTGTTAAAAAGTTAGAAAATCTTGGCATAGGACGCCCTTCTACTTATGCTCCAACCATCTCTTTACTTAGTACAAGAGAATATGTGCGTATAGATAAAAAGCAAATCATACCTAATGAAATAGCCTTTGTTGTAACAGAAGTTTTAGAACAAAACTTTAGCGATATAGTAGATAGTGATTTTACTTCTAAAATGGAAGATAAACTTGATATCATTGCAGAAGGCAAAATGGACTGGCAAGAAGTTTTAAGAGAGTTTTATTTTCCTTTTATGAGAAAAATTGATGAAGGTAAAAAAAATATAAAAAGCCAAAAAACTTTCACAAAGCTAGATGAAACCTGCCCTGATTGTGGTGGAGAGCTTGCTATAAGAAAAGGAAGATATGGAGAATTTATAGCTTGTTTAAATTTTCCAAAATGTAAATACTCAAGAAATTTAAAACAAGAAACACAAAATGAAGAAAAAAGCGAGAAAAAACTCAATACCATAGGCGTGAAATGCCCAAGCTGTCAAGAAGGCGAGATCGTGGAGCGTTTTTCTAAGCGTGGTAAATTTTATGGATGTAGTGCTTATCCAAAATGCAACTATATAAGCAAATACAAACCAAGTGAAGAAAAATGTAGCAAATGTGGTGAAACTTTGATTATCAAAGAGCTTAAAAAAGGCACATTTTTAGAGTGCTTAAAATGCAAAATCAAAAAGGAAATTTAATGCAAATTATGCTTTGTGCTATATCTAATATAGCAAGTGGAGGGTGCGGGGAAGATTGTAAATACTGCACTCAAAGCGCTCATGTAAAAACTAATATCAACAAATACAAAAGAAAAGATATAGATCAAATTGTTTTAGAAGCTAAAATAGCTAAGAAAAACGAAGCTTTAGGTTTTTGTTTAGTTACAGCAGGCGCTGGACTTGATGATGAAAAACTTGAGTATGTGTGCAAAGTAGCTCATGCAGTGCAAAAAGAAGTAGAAGGACTTTTACTCATAGCTTGCAATGGCATAGCAAATTTAGAACAACTCAAAGAATTAAAAAAAGCAGGAATTTTTTCTTATAATCATAATCTAGAAACTTCTAAAGAATTTTTTCCAAACATATGCTCTACGCATACTTGGGAGCAAAGATTTCAAACTAATCTTTATGCTAAAGAAGCAGGTTTAATGCTTTGCTGTGGCGGAATTTATGGTCTTGGAGAAAGTGAAGCCGATAGAAAAAGTTTTAGAACAAGTTTAAAAGAGCTTGATCCTTTTTCCTCGCCTATTAATTTTTTCATACCAAATGAAAATTTAAAGCTCAAGCAAAACTTATTAAATGCTGATGAGGCGTTAAATATCATCAAAGACACTAAAAAAGATTTACCAAATGCACATATCATGGTAGCAGGTGGTAGAGAAGTAGTGCTAAAAGAAAGACAATATGAAATTTTTGACGCAGGAGCTAGTGCTATAGTAGTAGGTGATTATCTTACAACTAAAGGCGAAGAACCTAGCAAAGATATACAAAAACTAAAACAAATGGGATTTAGCTTTGCTAGCTCATGCCATTGATGCTCAAGCTGCTACGGATTTAAAAATTTTATTAGTCGTAGCAGGATGTTTGCTTACATCACCTTATATTGCTAAATTTTTAAAACTCCCACTTTCAGCCACTGAAATTATGCTTGGCTCTTTTATAGGATTTTTAGGTTTTATAGGAGAAAGTGAGAATTTTAAGCTTTTGGCTAATGCAGGATTTTACTATCTTATGTTTATAGCAGGGATGGAAATCAATCTTAAAACCTTTTTAAAAACCGAAAGAAGCTTACTTAATAAAGCTTTTATTTACATCATACTTTTATATGTTTTTAGTGTTTTAGCGGTTGAAAGTATAGATATTTCTTATATTTTTGTCATTATTATACCTGTTATGAGCGTGGGTTTGCTCTCAACGCTTTATAGAGACTTTGGGAAAAATTGCGAGTGGCTAAATGTATCCATGGTGGTAGCCACTTTAGCTGAAGTTGTGAGCATAGTTTTACTTACCATAGCTGCAGCATTTTTGGGAAAAGGTGCTGATCTTTTCTCACTCACTCAAAATTTATTATACCTAGTGGGATTTTTAGCACTTTGTATTTTTGGATTTAAATTTTTAGAAGTGCTTTTTTGGTGGTATCCACAACTTAAAACTATACTCATGCCTTGGCAAGATCAAAACGAAAAAGATATAAGATTTTGCATGGCAATTTTCATAGCCATAGTTGCAATTATGATTTATTTTAAACTTGAAGTTGCACTTGGAGCTTTTATAGCGGGTTCATTTATAGCTACTTTTTTTGATCATAAAAAAGACTTAGAGCATAAACTTTCTAGTTTTGGTTATGGCTTTTTAATCCCTATATTTTTCATTTATATAGGTTCAAGCTTTAAACTCCAAATGCTTTTAAACCCTCAAGTTTTAATCATAGCTTTTTCACTAACTATCTTTATGATAGGACTAAGAATACTTTGTGCTATGACTTTTGTAAAAATACTTGGTTTAAAAAATACCTTTTTATTTGGCTTAAGCCATTCTATGCCACTAACCTTACTTATCGCAGTAGCTACGCTTTCTTATCAAACTAATATTATCACTCAAGATATATACTCAGGATTAGTGCTTACTGCTTTACTTGAAGCAATTTTAGCTATTAGCTTAATAAAATTTATCAATAATCTTAGTAGAAAATGACTCTACTAAGTATTTATTTTCACTCGCTATAATTTTCTTATGAAAAATTTAGACACACTTTTAGAATTAGCCTTAAAAGCAGGCAAGGAAGCCTCTAAGGTATTGCTTGAATATAAAGACAAAAATACCTTATGGCTTAAAGATGATGATTCCCCAGTAGGTTTAGCTGATATAAAATCTAATGAAGCCATTAGTGAAATTTTAGCTTCAAGCGATATAGCTCTATGCTCTGAAGAAAATATACTTTCTTATGAAGAAAGAAAAAATTTAGAGTATTTTTGGCTAATAGATCCTCTTGATGGCACTAAATCTTATGCTAAAAAAGATAAAGAATATTGTGTTTTAATCGCATTAATCCATAAAAACACTCCTGTGCTTTCGCTTATAGGCGATGTGGAAAATAATGCATTTTATTATGCACATACCCATACTAAAGTTTATAAAAATAATGAAATTTTAAATCTTAGTTTAGAGCAATACGAAAAGGTTAAAAATATAGCCCTTTACTCTAAAAACCATGATAATAATGAAGATTTTTTTATTCAAAATCATCTTGAAGGCATTAAGGTTTCATCTGCTTTAAAGTTTGTATATTTACTTGAAGCAAAAGCTGGAATTTACCCGCGTTTTGGTGGCCCAAAAGCTTGGGATATAGCCGCGGGAGATTTTTTAGTCAAACAAAATGGTGGAATTTTATACGATTTTGACAAAAAGGCCTTAAACTACAATAGTCCTGATTTTAAACTTCCAAGTTTTATAGCTTTTGCTAAGAATGAATTTAAATTAAAAGGTTTTTAGTGAGATTTTTTTTGGTGTTTTTGTGTTTTTTAAGTGCTATTTATGCCAATTCTTTTGCAAATAAAAAAATCATCAAATTACAAAACAATGATGATTTTAATATCATCAATCTTGATCAAGATATAAATTATGATAAACTCTCACACATTAACACCTTAGCTTTAGTGCCAAGCTATGAAAAAGAATATAATTTTTATTTTTCAAATTTAAAAATCGATGCTAAAAGCATGGCAAAAGACACACTAAAAGCATTAAGTGCTATTTTAAATGAGCAAAATAATTTTGCTTTACTTAGTCAAAAAGAAAATCAAACTTATATCAATAGTCAAAATATCTTACAAACAAATAAAAATTTCATCAATGCAAGTGAGTTTTTAGAATTTAATCGTTTCAAAAAGGCTGATTTTATTATTTTGCTAGATTTAAAAAGTATTCAAGCAAGCCAACAAAATTTCTTGCTTTTTTCCAATTTTGAAGTCAAAGCCGACATAGAATACAAACTTTTTAATGCCAAAACAAAAAAACTAAAAGATCATAAAATCCTTACTATCAATACTCAATTTAGCACAAATGATAAAAATAAATCTTATCAAGAATTAGTCCATGAAATAGCTAAAATTGTTTATGAAGATATTAAAAATACTATATAATTACCACTTCTTCTTCTAAAACAATCCCAAATTCTTCAAAAACTCTTTTTTTAGCAAGCTCTATCAAAAATAAAGCATCATCAAAACTAGCATGTTTTTTATTGATTAAAAAATTTGCATGTTCATTGCTAAACATCGCATCATTTTTGCTAAAACCTTTAAGATTAACTGCTTCTATCAACCTTCCTGCATGATCGTTTTTGGGATTTTTAAAAATAGAGCCAAAGCTAGCACCTTTTGGTTGATTTTTTCTTGCATTTTTTAAAAGCTCATCTTTAACTGGGTCAAATCCATATTCTAAAAAAAACTTCGCGCTAAACATCACTTCTTTAATAGGATTAAACCTATAAGCAAAAGCAATATTTTGTTTTAAAATTTCTTGATTAAAAGTGCAAATACTAATTAAATTTTTGCTAATATCCTCATCTTTTAATCCTGCATTCATTTTTAAAATACCGCCCAAAGTCCCTGGGATATTTTTTAAAAACTCAAAGCCTTTTAGGTTATTTTCTTTAGCAAAATGATACATTTTAAAAGATTTCACACTAGAGCCTATCTCTAAAAACATGCCTTTTTCATTTTGCTCTAAAATTTTAATATAATCAAAACTTTTCCCTAAAATTCCAAGTTTTTTGGGTTTTGGAGAGATTAAAAGATTATTTGCCCCACCTATTAAAAAACCATCAAATTCGCAAGGCTCTTCAAGTGTTTGCACTTCAAAGCTCTCACCTATACGCACAGAAGAATACTTAGAAAAATCAATAATCATCTAATAAAGCTTGGAATTTGATTTAAAATATTAGTTGTAAAATCAATCATAGAACTTATCATCCAAGGCATTAAAAATACTATTACCACAACAACAAGTAAAATTTTTGGCACAAAAGAAAGCGTGGCTTCGTTAATTTGCGTTACAGCTTGAAAAATACTTATAATAAGCCCTGCAATAAGCCCTGCTAAAAGCATAGGTAAAGAAAGCATAAGTGTGATTTTAAAAGTTTGTACACCCAAGGCTACTAAAGTACTTTCCATATTTACTCCTTAAAAATTTAAATTCTATCAAGAATTTCTAAATTCTTCATACTCACTAGGGATAAGATAATCTTTACTTTTTATTAACTTCTCATAAAATCCATGATTATATCCAAGCTCAAAAAGCTTATCTATGGCATTGTATTGTTTATCATTCATATTAATAGAGTTTTTATTTGCATATAAATTTAAATACACATCAAGTTTTTGTGCATCAACGCGTATTAAATTACGCTCTAAAAGCATGGAGGCTAAGATTTTTCTATTATGATCGGCTACTTCTACTGCTTTAATCAAATCTTTTTCAACCGCTATTGCATCACTAAGCGGTAAAGATCTTCTAAGGGTCATACCACCTAAAGGTAAAGGTAAATCATTTTTTGCTAATTCTTGCCAAATATCCCAAAGTTCAGCCTCAACACACAAACTAGAATCAAATTCTAAAATGCTCTCATGTATAAGCACTCCCGCATCAACTTCATCTTCTAAAACAGCCTTTTCAATCTCTAAAAAATTCTTATAAATTATTCTAGCTTGTGGATATTTTATGCGAAAGATTAAAGCATTAGTAGTGTGTGCTCCACTTAAAGCAACTTTAAAATTTGGCTTTAATTTTTTATTCTTTTTCTTAATAAGCTTTGGCCCATAACCCTCACCAAAACTCACAGCAGTTTTTAATAAAGCATATTCACTAGCTATTAAAGGATAAAGTGCAAAAGATATCGCACTAACATCGTATATATTTTCCAATGCAAGCTCATTTAAAGTTTGTATATCCAAGGCTGTATTTTCATACTCATAAGCATTTCCAACCCAACCAAATTTAATCGCCATATACATAAAAATATCATCAGCATCAGGAGAGTGTGCTACGCTAATTTTTTTATTCATTTTTTTCCTTAAAAATCTAAAAAAGTATTTTAGCAAAATTCAAAATAAAAACTTATATTAAATTTCTTTTTGATACAATTTTAAACATATTATAAAAGGATTAACAAGCATGGATGATAATAAAAGAAAATCACTTGATGCAGCCTTAAAAAGTCTTGATAAAACCTTTGGAAAAGGCACCATATTAAGACTTGGCGATAAAGAAGTTGAAAAAATTGATTCTATTCCTACAGGTTCTGTTGGACTTGATTTAGCTTTAGGAATTGGTGGGGTTCCAAAAGGAAGAATTATAGAAATTTATGGACCTGAAAGTTCAGGTAAAACTACACTTACCTTACACATCATAGCAGAATGTCAAAAAAAAGGTGGAGTTTGTGCGTTTATTGATGCTGAACACGCTCTTGATGTAAGATATGCAAAAAATTTAGGCGTTGATACAGAAAATCTTTACATCTCTCAACCAGATTTTGGAGAACAAGCCTTAGAAATTGTTGAAACTATAGCAAGAAGTGGAGCCATTGATCTAATAGTGGTAGATAGTGTTGCTGCACTTACTCCAAAAGCAGAAATTGAAGGTGATATGGGAGATCAACATGTAGGTCTTCAAGCAAGATTAATGAGCCAAGCTTTAAGAAAATTAACCGGTATCGTTCATAAAATGAACACTACTGTAATTTTCATCAATCAAATTCGTATGAAAATAGGCATGATGGGCTATGGCACTCCTGAAACAACTACCGGCGGAAATGCTTTAAAATTTTATGCTTCAGTGCGTTTAGATGTAAGAAAAACAGCCACCTTAAAACAAAATGATGAGCCTATTGGAAACCGTGTTAAAGTAAAAGTGGCT is part of the Campylobacter lari genome and harbors:
- the fliQ gene encoding flagellar biosynthesis protein FliQ gives rise to the protein MESTLVALGVQTFKITLMLSLPMLLAGLIAGLIISIFQAVTQINEATLSFVPKILLVVVVIVFLMPWMISSMIDFTTNILNQIPSFIR
- a CDS encoding 3'(2'),5'-bisphosphate nucleotidase CysQ family protein, which gives rise to MKNLDTLLELALKAGKEASKVLLEYKDKNTLWLKDDDSPVGLADIKSNEAISEILASSDIALCSEENILSYEERKNLEYFWLIDPLDGTKSYAKKDKEYCVLIALIHKNTPVLSLIGDVENNAFYYAHTHTKVYKNNEILNLSLEQYEKVKNIALYSKNHDNNEDFFIQNHLEGIKVSSALKFVYLLEAKAGIYPRFGGPKAWDIAAGDFLVKQNGGILYDFDKKALNYNSPDFKLPSFIAFAKNEFKLKGF
- the recA gene encoding recombinase RecA — its product is MDDNKRKSLDAALKSLDKTFGKGTILRLGDKEVEKIDSIPTGSVGLDLALGIGGVPKGRIIEIYGPESSGKTTLTLHIIAECQKKGGVCAFIDAEHALDVRYAKNLGVDTENLYISQPDFGEQALEIVETIARSGAIDLIVVDSVAALTPKAEIEGDMGDQHVGLQARLMSQALRKLTGIVHKMNTTVIFINQIRMKIGMMGYGTPETTTGGNALKFYASVRLDVRKTATLKQNDEPIGNRVKVKVAKNKVAPPFKQAEFDVMFGEGVSREGELIDYGVKLDIIDKSGAWFSYKASKLGQGRENAKAFLKENPAIADEITQAIQNSIGIDSMILGAKEDDEGEE
- the topA gene encoding type I DNA topoisomerase produces the protein MKNLIIVESPAKAKTIGNFLGKDYEIIASKGHIRDLPKTSFGIKIEDENFKPEYRISNDHSSLVKELKEKAKKAKTIYLATDEDREGEAIAYHIAKAINKDENSLPRIVFHEITKSAIENALKNPRSLNVNSVNAQQTRRLLDRIVGYKLSPLLNQKIQKGLSAGRVQSAALKIIVDREREIKAFIPLKYFSIDMIFEKDLQAELVEFQNQKIEKLSLTNEDRAKLIFEACKNASFKIKDIESKDRKIAPQAPFMTSTLQQSASNRLGFNPKKTMMIAQKLYEGVKTHQGIMGVITYMRTDSLNIAKEALEEVRKLIKNDFGKEYLPSKANIYTTKSKGAQEAHEAIRPANLSFTPKLASEFLEKDEARLYTLIYNRFLASQMNPAISQTQNVYAKSNEASFKISGRKILFDGHYKVYGDMDKDKILPNLKLEDILNIQNIELNSHFTEPPSRYSEAGLVKKLENLGIGRPSTYAPTISLLSTREYVRIDKKQIIPNEIAFVVTEVLEQNFSDIVDSDFTSKMEDKLDIIAEGKMDWQEVLREFYFPFMRKIDEGKKNIKSQKTFTKLDETCPDCGGELAIRKGRYGEFIACLNFPKCKYSRNLKQETQNEEKSEKKLNTIGVKCPSCQEGEIVERFSKRGKFYGCSAYPKCNYISKYKPSEEKCSKCGETLIIKELKKGTFLECLKCKIKKEI
- a CDS encoding biotin synthase, producing MQIMLCAISNIASGGCGEDCKYCTQSAHVKTNINKYKRKDIDQIVLEAKIAKKNEALGFCLVTAGAGLDDEKLEYVCKVAHAVQKEVEGLLLIACNGIANLEQLKELKKAGIFSYNHNLETSKEFFPNICSTHTWEQRFQTNLYAKEAGLMLCCGGIYGLGESEADRKSFRTSLKELDPFSSPINFFIPNENLKLKQNLLNADEALNIIKDTKKDLPNAHIMVAGGREVVLKERQYEIFDAGASAIVVGDYLTTKGEEPSKDIQKLKQMGFSFASSCH
- a CDS encoding UDP-N-acetylmuramate dehydrogenase, whose amino-acid sequence is MIIDFSKYSSVRIGESFEVQTLEEPCEFDGFLIGGANNLLISPKPKKLGILGKSFDYIKILEQNEKGMFLEIGSSVKSFKMYHFAKENNLKGFEFLKNIPGTLGGILKMNAGLKDEDISKNLISICTFNQEILKQNIAFAYRFNPIKEVMFSAKFFLEYGFDPVKDELLKNARKNQPKGASFGSIFKNPKNDHAGRLIEAVNLKGFSKNDAMFSNEHANFLINKKHASFDDALFLIELAKKRVFEEFGIVLEEEVVII
- a CDS encoding cation:proton antiporter — its product is MLAHAIDAQAATDLKILLVVAGCLLTSPYIAKFLKLPLSATEIMLGSFIGFLGFIGESENFKLLANAGFYYLMFIAGMEINLKTFLKTERSLLNKAFIYIILLYVFSVLAVESIDISYIFVIIIPVMSVGLLSTLYRDFGKNCEWLNVSMVVATLAEVVSIVLLTIAAAFLGKGADLFSLTQNLLYLVGFLALCIFGFKFLEVLFWWYPQLKTILMPWQDQNEKDIRFCMAIFIAIVAIMIYFKLEVALGAFIAGSFIATFFDHKKDLEHKLSSFGYGFLIPIFFIYIGSSFKLQMLLNPQVLIIAFSLTIFMIGLRILCAMTFVKILGLKNTFLFGLSHSMPLTLLIAVATLSYQTNIITQDIYSGLVLTALLEAILAISLIKFINNLSRK
- a CDS encoding menaquinone biosynthesis family protein, which codes for MNKKISVAHSPDADDIFMYMAIKFGWVGNAYEYENTALDIQTLNELALENIYDVSAISFALYPLIASEYALLKTAVSFGEGYGPKLIKKKNKKLKPNFKVALSGAHTTNALIFRIKYPQARIIYKNFLEIEKAVLEDEVDAGVLIHESILEFDSSLCVEAELWDIWQELAKNDLPLPLGGMTLRRSLPLSDAIAVEKDLIKAVEVADHNRKILASMLLERNLIRVDAQKLDVYLNLYANKNSINMNDKQYNAIDKLFELGYNHGFYEKLIKSKDYLIPSEYEEFRNS